From Denitrovibrio acetiphilus DSM 12809, the proteins below share one genomic window:
- the larB gene encoding nickel pincer cofactor biosynthesis protein LarB, whose product MNSKDVEKILKLVKSGEVDIASAASRISTHLDFSDVKPDTSRKERLGFDEVIYGRSKSIEQIENIALKYIENELNFVCTGLDSGKMDALLREFPHFQANRQAGILRHIISAAPRKEGKVAVITAGTSDIKVASEAAEILDICGIDADIHADIGVAGIHRFFSVREQISDAKVIIVIAGMEGALPSITGGMFPHPVIAVPTSTGYGAALEGFTALFSMLASCANGITVVNIDNGFGAAMAAVRIINALQEN is encoded by the coding sequence AAAAATTCTTAAACTCGTAAAAAGCGGTGAGGTTGACATAGCATCCGCCGCATCCAGAATAAGCACTCATCTTGACTTCAGCGACGTCAAGCCGGATACTTCCCGCAAAGAGAGGCTCGGCTTTGACGAAGTGATCTACGGCAGAAGCAAATCTATTGAACAGATTGAAAACATAGCATTGAAATATATTGAAAACGAGCTTAACTTTGTATGTACGGGGCTGGACTCCGGCAAAATGGATGCGCTTCTAAGAGAGTTTCCGCATTTTCAGGCAAACAGGCAAGCGGGCATTCTTAGACACATCATTTCCGCTGCGCCCCGCAAAGAAGGAAAAGTAGCGGTCATAACCGCAGGTACATCCGACATAAAAGTTGCCTCTGAGGCAGCAGAGATTCTGGACATATGCGGTATCGACGCTGACATACACGCCGACATCGGTGTTGCCGGGATACACCGTTTTTTCAGCGTGAGAGAACAAATATCTGATGCAAAAGTGATAATTGTCATCGCAGGGATGGAAGGAGCTCTTCCGTCCATAACCGGAGGGATGTTCCCTCACCCTGTCATAGCGGTGCCGACCTCAACTGGATACGGTGCGGCTTTGGAAGGGTTTACAGCACTTTTCTCTATGCTGGCAAGCTGTGCAAATGGGATCACGGTTGTTAACATAGACAATGGTTTTGGAGCTGCAATGGCCGCTGTCCGCATCATAAATGCACTTCAGGAGAATTAA